tatgataaaaatgaaaattcacttttttattgtaaAGATAAACAAGTTgttatgtataatatatatacaaatgaATATGTTAATATGTTTCccgtaaaaaaaaacacgaATCCTATGGTTTCTAATTATtacaaattatttgttaataatttttgtacTACACATATtgctataatatttttatataaagaagaagataaatttttttatgatttaaTTATTTGCAATGGTATAAATACAGGTTCAAATAATTCTAATCGAAATTTATCACAGCCATTTTCAAATTCCCCATTCGGTGTATTAAAGTCTTGGGTTAAACGAGGTAACATATCAACGATTAAACCAGCTAGCGAAAATGATACACCATTTAATACAGAATCtgttaattatataattaaaaataaaagctGTATCTATGctacttttttttctagaaataaatatatttttgttgaaaaaaaaaatattaataatggAATAAATAACACGAGTTTCTCgtacataataaatatacataactTTCCAGATGataatttatacaaaaGAATAGAAgtatatttcaaaatagaacatatatattcattaaataataataaaattattatatgttcagaaaataaaatatatttatatgatataaatttaaaaagtaTACTAAATGAAATGCACCATACAGATATAATCACATCCGTTGAAATTGTCAAAGAATATATAGCTTttgtatttaaatataatattgtaatTACTACTATAGatttaaatcatttatGTACAGTAcatgaaaatataagaataaaaacAGGAACTTGGGATAGTtgtggaaataaaaatgtttttatatataatacacatactcatttaaaatatctTTTAACAAATGGCGAAAAAggattaataaaatatatgaaggAATcagtttatttatttaaagtttataataataaaatttattatataaatagaaaacataatataattagtGATAAATTAAACGATACTgaatatatgtttaaatTGGCTCtaattaataatgatgaagCAATGGCTTATTACTATTTAGAAATGTATCGAAATtctcaaaataaaattgaaaataataatggaaaaaaaagtatttattttagtTATAACTTAATTGGATATATTAAGAAAAAAGGATTTGCAAATTTAGTTCTTCaaattgttaataataatcatataatttttaacatGTCTATACAGTTAGGGCATATTGAAAATGCATTAAAAGctgcaaaaaaaattgataaaaaacatatttggAATATTCTAAGTAATCATGCATTATTGCTAGGAAATTATGAAATAGCTGAATATtcattacaaaaaattaaagcatatgataaattatcatttttatatttttttagcggaaatatagaaaaattaaaaaaaatgttatcaATTTCATTACTGCGTAAAGATTTTATTTcgacatttttaaattcattatatattggAGATATTGAACaaagaataaatatatttatacaacaAAATCAGTGTAATTTAGCTTTATTATGCTCTAACCTTTACAATATTCCTATCAATTTATCAGAAAAGGAATTTGGTTTTGATGTTACTAATTGTAATTATATTCCCACTAaatctttttatttatccCCCCCTATTCCTTtgattaaaattaaagaaaattcCGAAAAAAATGGCGATCCCAATTTAACTTATTGGAATAGTTCATATAACTGGCCAGTTAAAGTTATAGAAAATacacaaaattattattacactgctcaagaaaataaaataaaagaaacagataaaataaaatataaagaacaaataggaaatattaattcaaataataatgatttacTTATTAACAACCAGACTCATATTAATAGTCGAATAAACAAACTTGATAATAATCCAaactattataataatatagataaaaaatatgatgataaaaatagcagccttgatgataataatgacATTTGGAAAGATGATGTAAATGatgatgatataaatattgatTTACCAGAAAATcatgataataatttgttcaatttgaataataataataaaggtGGAAAAATAGTTAGGGGtgaaaatatgatattaaaaggtttgaaaaaaaatggtaaaATTAGTGATCATATAAAAGCAggaaatatacaaattggtttaaaattaatttcaaaaaaatatggaattataaatatgaaaccattcaaacaaattataaaaaatgtttatatttctacatatgcatatataacacctattcaaaattttattcCCTTAAAAATtccaataaatattaacgAATATAATTTACCTGGCCATGttcataataatacaaatacaacatatattactaaaaatttcctttttaatCAAGTAAAAAAAGCACATAAATTAGTGACTCAAGGAAAATTTCCATCGGCTTTATCTTTGTtcagaaatattttatatagtatgatttttgttaatacaaatgaaaatgaaaatgaaaatgaaaaggaattaaatgaatatcTTAATATGTGTACAAATTACATTTTGGCTATGAGATTAGAAGAAGAAAGAAATGTTACTTCTAATGATGATCCACGAAGAAGTTTAGAATTAATGGCATATTTTACATGTTGTTCTTTACAAAATTCACATCTTTATCTTGTCCTTAGAAGAGGAATGGGTTTGGCTTGGAAAGctcaaaattatattactGCTGGCTCGGTATGTTTAttactttattttctatGTTCTTATCacatattttcttttatttttatttacactAATGTGAACTTTGTATCATGTATTTTCTTATTTCTTTGATTGAAAATGGGCTAGATCCACAAATATTCTATATCATTActaattttcttttataattcgatatttttttttttcaattttattatagttTGCTAAACGATTAATAAATGGAAATTATGAAAACATAAAAGGATCAGAcgaagaaataataaaagcaaaaaaaatattaattgtGTGTGAACAGAAGAGCACAGAGCAATACAATATTGATTACGACCCGAACGATTACCGTaatttaaacaatttatttaatgcACTACTAAGTTTGCAATATGCAGATAATTTCaatgtgtatatttttttttatttttcttttatagaCAATATCAAAATATGTAGCATGAGTCTCACTAAAATTAATCCGAATGAAGAAATTGTTACATGCCCCTTTTGCCATTCCAttgcaaaaaaaagtttTGCATCCAAGTTGTGTTCTAATTGTATAGTTGCACAATTAGGAATAAAAGTAAGATAGCGACCAGAATGCAAGCTAGcgatgttttttttatttattttcctaTTAGTAAACATTCCcaattacatttttttttaccttTTCGTTTTATTTGATAGGCTCTTGgatttgattttttaaataaaaatatttaaggACTTcccaatatattttttcttatcattattatccCTTTATTTCGTTAATTATTGAATTAACTTTTgagatttttttttaaaaaggtTTAATATGATAGAAATATACCAAAGCGCAAGCTGTGCTTAGTGCACATTTAACCAGTTAGCATGGTTagtacatataaatatgtatacatatgcTTGAATTCTTGGGGTATGTTGTAAACTACAACTGAGCAAGAACTGTGacgaattattattaatttttgatttttatgTCTATGCTATTTTATGtcctaattttttttatcattctTGTGTTTTACacgcatatatatatatatatatatacatatatacatattttgcATTTTCCTGAATACTTATGCATTTctattatcattttataaAGACTTcctctttatttttaagaaatatagttatcaaattttgatacgaaacatatattttttgcacacatttttttttatgaaaagaaaatttatatgcTTCTTTCAGTTCTTTCTCATTTCGATATTTGGCACCTTTTTTGCTAGCTACTTTAGAACCATTTATGCATAATAAAcctttaaattaattttataaaaaagaaagaaaaatcaacgaaaaaaatatatattagtttTGTGTGAGGAAAAAGATTACcttatttatttgcataaaaaatatgcactgttcataattttatgtaCAATTAAGTTGTAAAAAAAGCTAGCTAGTTAGCTattttaaacatttttttatatttgaaattaataaaatgtatattttttaacttttatTAGTGTCTCTAAGAAGGGAAAGCAAGCTAAAAAGCGAGGCTTCCACAAGGTCTATTTTTTCAACGCTGCAATTGTATTTTAAAGtaattgttaaaaaatttcatttttgataaatacACATTTAACATTACATATGCATGTAGTTATATAAAGGgattttggaaaaaaaaatatgtacagCTTTTTATGTAATTATACTTCGAAACAGTCTGAAggtattatttcttttaattcatttgtATCGTACAtacttttaataatatcatGACCACCTATCAATTCAGTATTAATGTATAATTGTGGATATGTAGGCcaatttgaatatatttttaattggCTTCGTATATCTTCATCTTGTAAAATAtcatatgtattatatttaatttttaagcTATTTAACATAAAAACAACAGCATTACTAAATTTACATTGTGGAAATGTTTTACTTCCCTTcataaaaagtataattttattactttttaataagttttcaatttttttatttattttttcttcatcattttcGTTATCATTTTCCATTTCCCTAACTCCATAGTTACATGATGACATATATTTCCTTAAAAATGAAGTTATTGCTCCTATATGACAATTTGTAAAAccttttaataatttagtATCCTCATAAAATTCAAATCCataactattattattgccATTCATGttaataacatatatttttatttcttcataaTCCTCAGCTATTTCCTTCAAAACATTTATGTGCGATTCATATTCTTTACTTTGATTTGAATTTGTGTAGAATAATTTTAGCCCTCCAGACTTTTCCAAATTTGCTCGATCTGTTTCCGTTATAAATTTCATAATGTCAgcaaaaatgaaaaaaaaaaataaataaaggaaaaaaataatatatattaattggaaaaatggaagttttatatatagaaagAACTATAactcaaataataattgaaatttaatataattaagtCTGTACATTGTATATAgtattaaaagaaatatataaatcgTTGTAAGTTTGTCGTTTCcatgttttaaaatagtATTTAGAGTTCATAAAATTGACCAAGGAATggcatataaaattatatacatagaTAACTTTTTTATGGCAATATAAATGCACCAAACAggatattattaaattgaatatgttttttttgcttatttcataaaaatatttaaaaatgtaaagaaaaaatatatataaataaactgaatatatttatcaattttttagtaatgttaaagtaaaattaactatctttttttatgtttgtTTAGTATTCTAAGTTTGGTTTTAaattgaatataataatttttaaattaaacaaaTCATAACCTTAAAAAAGAGGTACattatatcaaataatacATGTATGTATGAAAaggttttatatatgtaaaagttggtgaaaaaaaaaaaaaaacatatattaatatgtatttaaGTTTTAAAAACCTAAGATAAACACCAATTCTTCATAAAAACAggttttattttcatttcaCATTAATAACATTATAATCACATTTATCCCAAAATATACCGGCTATTAAGTTGgcttcattttttctacATTTAATATAAGATACTGTATggattattattattttatttagttattatatcatattCGCTTTTCCccttttaaatattatacgttatatatatataatataaacaattcatgaaaaaaaaaataaagctTTTTCCTTATATCAAAAAGgatatacacatataatatatgtattccCTGAAATATGAGACAATATGCTTTTTCAAATATGTGAAAAacaacttttttttttaagaaaatataaaaatatgctaAAGAACAGTTCCATTtgtgtgtatataaaatgttagaaaatataaacacaatgtatatataatacattatttattttttttttttgtatatcaTTTCCTATTAAACCTGTGATTATAGATAAGGGCTTATCTTATACACccatatttcatttattaattttgagaaaaataaatttcattttaacCACAGTTTAAGACTATCCTACATTTAATTCATAATTGtgttaaataatttattaaaataaatatcataatggtaaataatataattctaaaataataaataaaaataacaaaatggtaaataatataaatcatttaaatACCCATTTTTAATCTTAGTCAAATTTTCATTGGCTGctggaaaatatttttttataaactaTAGTGTTAATGTTTGGAGTTacgaaaataaaaaagttaaactataaaattataagaaaacataatatatattatatggaatatataataaaatatgtgctataaataaatatatatatagtatataaaataattaaataataatattagtaGTATTGTAAAATAACAGGTGTTTTATTACtacttaaaaatataaaaagtatgcattctttaaaaaaaaaaaatttataaaattattatattaagaacatattatatatttccatgtaaatgattttttcttattaatttattatagagtaaggaaataaaaaaaaaaggcaTAATTATTCAAGAATATTGAAGATATTAAATTTTCCACGtcagtatatataaaacaaaaatacgATTTCTTAATGGAAATTATCAAATGAGATTGTAACAAAATAAGCAGAACAATAAAGAATGTATTATAAGCCTTCAATATAATGAATAcaatttatcaaataaagtttaaattacaattatatatattatatatatacaactatatgtttgtatatatgtatttatttatgggttttcaattttataataataagctgattatatatactatatgaaaataaaaccCTAGTATGCGtcatataaatgaaaataaaacttaTGTTTTGTGAATATTGATAGTAGCTTTTTGCTTTGCTCATCTTGTAATTAGAGTTCATGATAATTGAAGAAGCttaacaaataaaacagatcataatataaatatgtatataaatacatgataattttttttttttttctttttattcatggtaattttatattatactaTAAAACAAGCTTAAACGATTATTATAGTAAggaaatgtatattttatatagaataaaaaaaatataaaaggaATACATAAGTCTATACAAACCCAAACTTATATTAATTGTGTTAAACtcataataaatttataaaattaacacAAACTAGTAAACAAATacacaataaaaattgtataaaataaaaaatatatatcatagaaaaaatgagtaaaaataaaaaaggaaaaaaaaaagaagattTAGATGCTATTTTAGCAGAATTAGGAattgaagaaaaaagaGAAGATCAagttaatgaaaatgaaggCGATGAAAAAGGTGAAAATACACAAATAtcaaaatcaaaaaaaagaaaagaaaagttaaagcaaaaaaaagaacaaattaaactaaaagaaaatgatgatacAGCAATAGCAGAAACAGAAGTTGTTAAAGAAGAAGACGATAAAAATGACGAAAAGGATGGAGAAGATGgggaaaataatgaaacaGCTAAAgggaagaaaaaaaaaaaaaaaaaaaaagataaagaaTCAAAAGCAGAAACTGGTATATCAGCAGCAGCAAAAGCAGCTGCTGAAAGATTAAGActtttaaaagaatatgaagaaaaacaaaaagaaGAAGAACGAAAAAAACGGgaagaagaagaagaaaGAATTAGGaaagaagaagaagaaaaagaaaaaaaaagattaGCACgattagaaaaaaaaatgcaattaaaaaaagaaggaAAATTATTAAGTGCAAAAGctaaagaagaaaaaaaaaaaagagaattatatttacaaacATTAAAAGAATCAGGAATGTTAATAGAACCTAAAGAAAAGGCAAAAGCAGAAATTATAAATctagatataaataaagctaagttattattaaaaaaaaaaaaaaataaacaaacaTCAGGGTGTGCAAATAATCCAAATGCTgatgttaaaaataaagaaattaaagataacgaaaataaagataaagaaagtgatgatatagaaaaagaagaaaaagaaattgtTTTAGATGATTGGGAAGATTTTCTAAATATGgataatgaagaaaaaaaaaaagcagaaaaaaataatattgatcAAAGcacaaaagaaaataaacaaactcaaattgtgaaaaaaagttccacaaatgataaaaaaggaaaaaaacaaaaaaataataaaaatggagaaaataatgaagataaagataatgaaaaaacagaagaagaagaagatATATATCGATCATCTATTGTTTGTATTCTTGGTCATGTAGATACaggaaaaacaaaattattggATAAACTTCGGCACACAAACGTACAAGATAATGAAGCAGGGGGTATTACTCAACAAATTGGAGCAACCTTTTTTCCAAAAGATATTTtagataaagaaataaaaaaaattgatggaacaataaaatgtttGTCAAAAGGTATTATGATTATAGATACGCCAGGGCATGAatctttttataatttaagaAAAAGAGGATCATCTTTATGTGATATTGCGATATTAGTTATTGATTTAATGCATGGATTAGAACAACAAACAAAAGAATCTATTCAAATTTTGAAACAAAGAAATTGTCCATTTGTAATTgcattaaataaaatagatagattatatatgtgggaaaaaaatgattgggaaccttttaataatacatttaaaaatcaaaaagaATATGTAAAAGaagaatttaataatagaTTACAAActatattaaatgaattatCAGAGCAAGGATTAAATTGTCAATTATATTGGGAAAACAAAAATCCAAGAAAATATGTATCTATAGTTCCAACAAGTGCTATAACAGGTGAAGGAATAGCAGATTTAATTATGGTTTTAGTTAAATTAACTCAAAGttttatgttaaaaaatattgaatataataagaaaTTAGAATGTACTGTTTTAGaagttaaaaatattgaaggGTTAGGTACAACAATAGATgttatattaacaaatggaattttaaaagaatcAGATACACTTGTTTTATGTGGAATGAATGGGCCTATTGTGACAGTAGCCAGAGCGTTATTAACCCCTCAACCTTTAAAAGAgttaagaataaaaaatgaatatattcatCACAAAAGTATTAAAGCATGTATTGGGGTTAAAATATCAGCAAATGGTTTGGAAGAAGTTTTATGTGGTACATCTTTATTTGTagctaataataatgatgaaattgaagaatacaaaaaaaaagttatgaCAGATGTATCTGATGTTTTTAATCATGTTGATAAATCTGGTGTTGGTTTATATGTTATGGCTAGTACATTAGGTTCTTTAGAAGCtttacttatatttttaaatgattcAAAAATTCCAGTTTTTTCAGTAAATATAGGAACGgttcaaaaaaaagatgTAAAAAAAGCTAGTATTATGAGAGAAAAAGGAAAACCAGAATATTCAGTCATTTTAGCATTTGATGTTAAAATAGATCCAGAAGCAGAAAAAGAAGCACAAATATTAGGTGTTGAAATTATGCAAAAagatattatatatcatttatttgatgCATTTACTGCatatctaaaaaaaatagaagatgaaaaaaaacaaagtAAAATGACTGATGCTATTTTCCCTTGTGAAGTATCTATTATAAATGATTGtgtatttaataaaaaagaccCAATAGTTGTAGGTGTTAAAATTGAAGCTggaattttaaaaataggtacccctttatatataccaGAAAAAAATCTAAAAATTGGAAATGTTGTAAGTATTGAAtcgaataaaaaaagttgtAATAAAGCAAAAAAAGGCGAAGAAGTTTGTGTAAAAATAGCTGGGGAACCAAACGTTACATATGGACGTCATTTTGATTttaatcaaaaaatatacagtAAAATTACGCGGGAAAGCATTGATGTTTTAAAGCAATACTTCAGAAATGAACTCACAATGGACGATTGGCGATTAGTTGTACAGCTTAAAAAGATTCTGAACATTTTATAACTTTCTTTAtgattattaaaatatgaaaatgagcatacaaatattatgaacatTTACTCTAAAAAATTCACAGAATGATCCAGCAAGTacatatatgaaatatgtGAAACCAAATGGGCAATATTTAACACACCATTGCGTTAAATAGAATAAACAGGGtgatgtaataataaaattgacCAAAATTATCTGAACCCTCATTTGTTAACATTTCTATTTCTAACCATCAATtcaatatatgaaaaaatggaGAAAAATATGTGGACATTTCTAATTGAACTCAAATATATCCATTTATTCGATAGAATTtatgaaattataaaaatgtgatattcatatttttcttcatacaaatttattatttttttaaatttttatatgcacataagtacatatatgtgctttatataattatatatgtatatctACATGATTtagttttatttcttttaaaaaaatgatacatatttatatttatatatgtgtgtaaatatttgaaaattctcatacatttattttatcctTTTAATCTTTGGATAATTTAAtgtttaaattaaaaaaaaggaaaagaaaatattaataaaaaaacgaaataatatttataaaataaattcatttaattaGTACACATGTATTTATAAAGTGAAGTCggaaatttatttttcctcTCCACAAATATTCTGAAAAAACAGGCGTACACAagtacatttttttatgaattggtcagaaaatataaatatattctaaAAGTCAAACAAAGATAGATCcattcaaatttttaatgtatatctatatatttacttgTCATATTTTGGACATTTTCACTTTATTTTCCCCCTTTATTCctatatgtttataatagttattttctctccattttatataaagacaattttttaaaacataattaaaaataaaaaaaataaaatttaatcaTAGTTAAGTAGTAATCACTTGttattgtatataaatacgtaaaacaaaataaaataatttatacacATTTTAAGATGGACATAAAGGATATAGAGTTTTTCGAGTATGTCAATAATTTAAAGAATACAGAATTGCTGGATATGTTTTCAACCAAGTAGTGAATaaatagataaaaaataaatatagtaGAACATCAAAAATGttcaaataaatcaaatagATAGCtactatataaaatatttcatgtatttttctttttactttttttaagatGGTTTgaatatcataaaaatgtaGTTTTGATTAATGTATACttacataataataatgaattaataGATGTAGTTGGTAATGATAAAATGAGTCATATTCTGGCAAAGGTAGACAAAtcgaaaataatttttatatataaatatggatatattaagcatttaaaaaaagtgtaTATTAcctaaatttaaattttatataatactttattttttttatctataGTTTGAAGTATTACTCAGAGAGCTTATTACTACTTATTTTATACGATTCCTAAATTtcgaagaaaaaattaaaaaaaataataaaaaaaaattacaaataaatgaattaacaaataaaaatatagataaagAAACTAGTTGCGATACAGAAAATTCACATAACCATATTTATGATTACATATCAGTATACTAagacaataaaaattaatatatagaatGATGCAACATAATTTAAGAAaaactattattttattcttttacattaaattttagcatatatatgtacaataagcttgtatatttttttaattctgtCTTGATCAGCTTTATCATGAAATGGCCgttttaaacatatttgAGTTAATCTTACTTTCTgatcatatatatgaacaaatagacacatatataattaatctATTTGCTTACATTTACTCTAATTTAGTATCTTTCCTTAAAAcgtaaaattttttataaataattataataaattttaaattatatatgaaaaaaaaaaatcatcgttttatttaaatatatgtatataatatatattcaatttTTACTAATTTAGGAGCTCTGATGAATATTTTGTCAAGCCAATCACTGAATTGCCCATATCTGAAGTTATTAAAACACAACAACTTATTCAtagtatacatatatatagtggtattgttcataatatatttgttttttgttttttttaaattgaagatattaaatgaagaaaacGATAAAACACATAACATCGATAgactaaaaatatatataaatgtaataaatacATTGCGCAACATTATTGATAgaattcatttattaaacaATACAGTcgttaataaaattgtggATTAtggtaaaataaaaatatgactagttcataattatattccatattaatatatgaacaGTTCATAAAAAATCGTATTTTggcaatataaaaaaataatttatttttcagaTATTCTACTAATATTAATTCCTCTTATTGAGAAAAAACCTTGGAAACATGatgattatatttttgaacaGAATgagtaataatattattctaTCCTTGCAATTATGTtattttgtcttttttaAAAGGCATTTTTACTGCatgttatataaatatatattatttattatgcataatatataactcAATATAGGTGGATAAAAAATGACGATAACGCAATGGCAACTGTTGAAAAACAAGTATGATTACTGAGAAATAggtgtataaaaaatgtttataaataaaagaatattttttttataaatattactGTTTGTATACACCCAATAATTTATCCCCTTTTAGTTGTGGATCATTTTGTATACCTTAATACTCAATAGTATTTGCCAAGAAaagtaaatatttaatgatTAAAAAGTTGATTAAGATTTCAAAGTTATAGAAAATGACTAAACTACATGAAATGCATACAACTTTAAATTTCcccatattttttctctcATT
The sequence above is a segment of the Plasmodium berghei ANKA genome assembly, chromosome: 1 genome. Coding sequences within it:
- a CDS encoding MYND-type zinc finger protein, putative, yielding MDIKDIEFFEYVNNLKNTELLDMFSTKWFEYHKNVVLINVYLHNNNELIDVVGNDKMSHILAKFEVLLRELITTYFIRFLNFEEKIKKNNKKKLQINELTNKNIDKETSCDTENSHNHIYDYISLYHEMAVLNIFELILLSDHIYEQIDTYIINLFAYIYSNLVSFLKTSSDEYFVKPITELPISEILNEENDKTHNIDRLKIYINVINTLRNIIDRIHLLNNTVVNKIVDYDILLILIPLIEKKPWKHDDYIFEQNEWIKNDDNAMATVEKQLWIILYTLILNSICQEKYEMTNYRRNNILKLRKYMNENLYEQLPPMKTLHTFIEHLYISKSVFPENKNSYLIIDVVPEIFDEIKNDILKNKKKVLSMLNNITISKEVLGSISEVYLSVYEFDHQIKTSKKKTKEINPIDTNRVEKEKPVDNQYTCNNCKEMAELQCSQCKQTYYCSKECQMKDWFNHREVCSSYT